The Deinococcota bacterium sequence CGGAGGGCTACCGCCACGTGCGCTGCCAGGTGTCCGTGCCGGGTTACGCGACCTACGGGGCGCAGATCGTCCCTACGGGTGCGGAAGCGGCGGGGTCGCAGGGCTCTTGGGACCCGAGCGCCTACTGCCGCCTGGTGCCCAAACTCTTCGAACACCTCCGGGGCCGCTTAGGCGACGAGGTCGAGCTTTTGCACGACGTCCACGAGCGCGTCTTCCCGATCGAGGCAATCGGCCTGGCCAAGGCGCTCGAGCCCTACCGGCTGTTCTTTCTGGAAGACCCCTTTGCGCCCGAGGACATCGACTACCTGCGCATCCTCCGGCAGCAGAGCGCCACGCCCATCGCCATCGGCGAGCTGTTCGTCAACCCCGCCGAGTATGTGCCCCTGATTCGGGACCGGCTCCTCGACTTTATCCGCGTCCACATTTCAGCCATCGGTGGCTTGACGCCGGCGCGCAAGCTGGCGGCGCTGAGTGAGTTTTTCGGCGTGCGCACCGCCTGGCACGGCCCCGGCGACGTCTCGCCGGTCGGCCACGCCGCCAACTTGCACCTCGACCTCGCCTGCTTAAACTTCGGGATTCAAGAGCGGCACACCTTTAGCGAGCGCACCCGCGAGGTGTTTCCGGGTTGCCCCGAACTTAAAGGCGGCTATCTGTGGCCGAGCGACCGGCCGGGGCTGGGCGTCGATATCGACGAGGCGTTGGCGGCTAAGTACCCGTTTCCCGAACACCCCTTAAACGGCAGCTGGCCAGAGGTGCGGCGCGCCGACGGCACCGTCATCCGCCCCTAGATGAACGTAACGGGAGTCCTATGAAGGTGCTCGTCACCGGCGGCAGCGGCGCCTTGGGGAGGTGGGTCATCCGCGAGCTAGCCGGGCACGGCTATGAGGTCGTCAACGCGGACCTGCGGCCGCCCGGCTCAGCCAAGGACCTTGCCCACTACCGCGAGACCGACCTCACGGACGTCGGGCAGGTGGCAGGCGCGCTCTACGGTTGCGAGGCGGTCGTGCATCTAGGCGCCATCCCCTCGCCGGGGAGGCACCCGGACGAGGTGGTCTTTGCGACCAACACCCGCGCGACCTTCGCGGTGCTGCAGGCGGCGGCACTTTTAGGGGTAGGGAAGGCGGTGGTGGCCTCGAGCACCGCGGCCTTGGGCACCGCCTTTGCCCTTCACCCCTTTCCTCCTCACTACGTCCCCATCGACGAGGCGCACCCGCTCTTGCCCCAAGACCCTTACGCTCTCTCCAAGGAGGTTACCGAGCGCACGGGCGAAGCCTTTCACCGCCGCACGGGCATGTCGGTGCTCGCTTACCGCTTCCACTGGATTACGCAGCCCGGCGAGGTAGCGGCGCAGGCCGCGACCTTTCGGGCGCGACCGGAGTTGCGCGCCAACGAGCTTTGGGGATACGTGGACGTGCGTGACGCCGCGCGCGCCTGCCGCCTCGGGATAGAGGCTAAAGGCCTCGGCTTCGAAGTCTTTAACATCACCGCCACCGACTCGCTGAGCGAGGTCGCTACCGCCGAACTCGTCGAGCGCTACTACCCCGGCGTCGCCTTCCGGCAGCCGCTCGAGGGCAACCTCAGCGTCTGGTCTATCGCCAAGGCGCGGCGGCTCCTCGCTTACGAACCCCGCCACTCCTGGCGTCTGGCGGAAAGGGACGTGGGGGAGAGCCATGAAAGATGACCTGACCGTTCTTGCCCGCGGCTGTCGAATATCTAGAAATGTTCAGGAGTCGCCTATGCCTTCACTACCGCCGCTAGCAAAACGGTTCGACGCCAACCCTATTCTGACGCCGCAGGACGTCGCGCCCAGCATGGCGGGCTTGGAAGTCGTCAGCCTCTTA is a genomic window containing:
- a CDS encoding starvation-sensing protein RspA — its product is MSDSGPAQSGGLKITNIKAICTAPDGIRLVVVKVETNEPELYGLGCATFTQRPLAVVAAVEDYLKPFLLGRDPSDIEDIYQASLLSSYWRSGPVLNNALSGVDMALWDIKGKLAKMPVYDLFGGKCRKAAALYAHASGRDFEEVEEEVRGFVAEGYRHVRCQVSVPGYATYGAQIVPTGAEAAGSQGSWDPSAYCRLVPKLFEHLRGRLGDEVELLHDVHERVFPIEAIGLAKALEPYRLFFLEDPFAPEDIDYLRILRQQSATPIAIGELFVNPAEYVPLIRDRLLDFIRVHISAIGGLTPARKLAALSEFFGVRTAWHGPGDVSPVGHAANLHLDLACLNFGIQERHTFSERTREVFPGCPELKGGYLWPSDRPGLGVDIDEALAAKYPFPEHPLNGSWPEVRRADGTVIRP
- a CDS encoding NAD(P)-dependent oxidoreductase; the encoded protein is MKVLVTGGSGALGRWVIRELAGHGYEVVNADLRPPGSAKDLAHYRETDLTDVGQVAGALYGCEAVVHLGAIPSPGRHPDEVVFATNTRATFAVLQAAALLGVGKAVVASSTAALGTAFALHPFPPHYVPIDEAHPLLPQDPYALSKEVTERTGEAFHRRTGMSVLAYRFHWITQPGEVAAQAATFRARPELRANELWGYVDVRDAARACRLGIEAKGLGFEVFNITATDSLSEVATAELVERYYPGVAFRQPLEGNLSVWSIAKARRLLAYEPRHSWRLAERDVGESHER